The DNA window acatgtctttctctgattgacttatttcgcttagcataataccctctagttccatccacgttgttgcaaatggcaagatttcaggttttttgatggctgcataatattccattgtgtgtgtgtgtgtgtgtgtgtgtgtgtgtgtgtgtgtgtgtgtgtgtgtgtatataaaaccacatcttctttatccattcatctgttgatggacatcttggctctttgcatagtttggctattgtggacattgctgctataaacattggggtgcatgtactccttcggatcactacatttgtatctttggggtaaatacccagtagtgtaattgctgggtcatacggtagctctattttcaactttttgaggaacctccatactgtggaAAATATTCTTAAACCTGCAATACTATGTAATTTGAAGatcttttatgaaaaaagttCTATCTTATTAAAACCATAAAGCCTGTCTTTCTTGCTTCTAGAATCATGTagcaaaatacaaagaaataagttTATGGTGATAAATAGAActctaaattcatttttctgctttctatgTAAGTTGTTATACATGTTTTAAGTAGCATTGTATGGGTTTTTACTTCTGGAAAAATTCccaattttatttctctgcctcaatcaaaagggagaattaccaAGATCTTCATCACACATCTTCATGGAGACCATTTCTTTGGCCTTCCTGGCCTCCTCTGCACAATCAGCCTGCAGAGTGGCTCTGTGGTCACCAAACAGCCTATTGAAATCTATGGCCCTGCTGGGCTTCGAGACTTTATCTGGAGAACCATGGAACTCTCTCACACAGAGTTGGTCTTCCCCTATGTGGTCCACGAGCTGGTGCCTACAGCAGATCAGTGTCCTACAGAAGAACTAAAAGAATTTATGCACGTGAATAAAACAGACAGCCATCCCAAAGAGGGACAAGGAAGAACTATCCTTTTAGACTCAGAAGAAAACTCATACCTTCTGGTTGATGACGAACAGTTTGTTGTAAAAGCATTTCGCCTCTTTCACCGAATTCCCTCCTTTGGGTTTTCAGTCGTGGAGAAGAAACGCCCAGGTAAACTCAATGCACAGAAACTAAAAGACCTCGGTAagtggtggtttttgttttgttttttttttccctcctcctcatCAATTAAGCTGTTGTTAGCTGAGGCTGCTAGAAGTATCATAATAACCTTCCTTTCCTGTGTCCCAGGCCTAAAACTGACATTTTCTCTGCTCATTTCTCTTGCCTAAAGTTTGTTTATTAAGGGAAATATGTGGGGCCAAAAGATGCTATTCAGACCAAAACCCAAGTATATATGTGAATCCTTTTCTCTTCAGCTCCCTGGATCCATATTTTTAGCTAGCTATCTTGGTTGGCAGGGTGGTGGTGATTGTCTTAGGTCTAGGCTTTTATGTTTTCATGTCTTCCTTTTGAAGTATGTTTTCAGTGACCTCTTTGCTCTGAGAATTTTTGTCACAGTTCTTAGCCGTGCGACTGCAACCAGCTACTTTCAGGGTTTTCCTTCTTTATCAACCTTGCCTACTCATTCAACCTTGATTAAGTTAATTTGGTGTTCAGAACACCACGCCTCAACTGTTTCAAACTCCTCGTGGGCGGGAGCCAGCACGCAGAGACAGACTTGGGCCCGCCCTGAGGCTTTGTGCCTCCTCCATGCCAGGCCGTTGTGCGCGAGGGGGTCTTCACCTCTCTCGGAGCAATGCCTAGGTCCCTTCTGTCCCCAGCATCGCCTCCTTCCTTTTCATGGCCACGGCAGAGCCTGCAAAAGCATGATGGtgtgttttgtgtatttgtttctttatgcagtctcttccttcttctccgactaaaacaaaatactaaataatgaagagaaatgaCTTAGGCAAAGGTATTTTTCTTACCTAAAAGCCTGTGGAAATACAATTATATTGGGAAACTTTAAAATGACGCCTGCTGGAATTAGTGAACACATTGTGTTTGTTTATAGATGTTGTTCAGAGTGATGGTCACATGTTGTTCTAGATgaatataaggtaattaataaaaGGTTTACCAAACCTACAAAGATTGATTATGTATGATTGCCAGAAATGCTCCTTGCTCTTGTGATCCAAATGATCCTCTcaaaccatttttttattatgttagtctgTAGGtactttgttattatttaaatgGACTCATTAAGTTTACTCAAACATGAGCTTAAGTAAAGCAGTCTCAAAAACTGTTACTCCATTCACAGCAGAGAATCAAAGCTGGCAGCTTGACTATGAGAAGGTCTTAGTCTTAGTGGAACTTAAAAGCTTAAAGCTCGTCTGACACATGTGCttggaaaatgttttaagtaGTAGGGCATCACTAATATCAATAGCCAacactgaacttttaaaaatgtataaatattccAGCTTTCCATGagtagtaaaatatttataacaattaGGAAAAGAATTGGATGCCTTTTCCGTTTGCTGTGCTGTTAGACTCTCTTAACAAGTCATAAATTCCAGTCCCATAATGTGATGTTATCTGCCTCCATCGTTAGGTGTGCCACCAGGTCCTGCCTATGGGAAGCTGAAAAATGGAATTTCTGTTGTTCTGGAAAATGGAGTTACAATTTCTCCCCAAGATGTCTTAAAAAAGCCTATTGTTGGaagaaaaatctgcattttggGTGACTGTTCTGGGGTTGTGGGTGATGGAGGAGTGAAGCTGTGTTTTGAAGCAGACCTGTTGATCCATGAAGCAACCCTAGATGATGGTCAGATGGACAAAGCAAAGGAGCACGGCCACAGCACACCACAGATGGCAGCTGCATTTGCCAAGCTGTGCCAAGCAAAGAGGCTAGTTCTGACTCACTTCAGTCAGAGGTACAAGCCGGTTGCCTTGgccagagaaggagaaacagatggGATCGTAGAACTAAAAAAGCAAGCTGAATCGGTGTTAGATCTCCAAGAAGTGACTCTAGCAGAAGACTTTATGGTGATTGGCATTCCGATCAAGAAATGAACCCAGTGTTCCAGAATGCATCCTCACATGTCTGTGAACATGTTCCTGAACCAACAGTCAAgttggttgtggtggtggtggtggtggttgtggttgTGGTTTTGGTCTAAGATTATTTGGGTCCTAATAATCCTCAACAGGATAGAGCTGCATTGCTGGACTGACTCAGCAGTGAGAGGGAGCAAGCTTTTtgataataaatcattttaaaaagaaagaaaacagcatccTTCTTAAAGTCCAAATTTGACAAAATGATAGACTATTCAGGTATACTTTCTGTTGTGCGGCGGCTGCCTCACATATAAGGCAGCACCCCCACAAAGTCCTGGGCTTGCTTCTGCCCGTTCTATTGCTGTTGCTGGCAGGTACATAGGCTCAGCCTTCCTGGCTAAAAGTGGTGTTTTAGCAGTTTGTTGAATCTCTTCATGTTATtaacagaatagagaaaaatgtAATGAGACATTATACATGCAGGATTGAAGCTAGCATATTAAATCTTGATTTGTTTGCTGGAATACTGAATGCAGGGTCAAGGTAGGTGTTTATCCTTCAATTAATGCCTTTTTGGAACTTTCTGGTTCTAAACCTGTGGGTCTCAGCTAGGGGTGACACCATTCCCATAGAAATTATGGGGATGTTTCTTGTCAAAATGACTGGGAGGGGGTGCTGGATAAGAGTACTATTAGAATTTAGTCAGTAGGGGATGCTAGATCCTACAAAGTTGGGGTCAGTCCTGTACAGTGAAAAATGATCTCACCCCAAAATGCAGATTGTAGGCCTATTGAAATACACAGCAAAGTTAAAAATTATACTCCCAATGGGAATATACTTTATCAAAATTAGTGACATGAATTGAACTGGTTaagtcaaattctttttttttttttaaatatttttttttttatttatttgagacagaatgagagagagagagagcacgtgagacgggggagggtcagagggagaagcaggctccctgctgagcagggagcccgatgcgggactcgaaccagggactcctggatcatgacctgagctgaaggcagtcgcttaaccaactgagccacccaggcgccctggttaaGTCAAATTATTGAAACAAACATTAGAGAACTAGCTAAGTGAAGATGTTGGGATTGTAATATCGTATCAAATATTTGACAGAAATGAGCCATGAACTGTAACTTATGAATCTGGAGGTAAAGAAATGATATCTATTAAACTGGGGTTTAATTTATGTGTCCCTCTTAATAATTCTTTGAGCACAGTTTTAATAAGCTAGCTTTTCCTTCTGAGCTGCCTGCCACCTCCCTTCTGTCTGCCATGGGATATCtctgactcaaaatggattacatgGAAAGCTAATCTCAAGCACAGATTCATTCAAAAGGATTTCCTCATCACAGTTTGGGAAACACTTTATGTTGTGAGTCCCTCTGGAAGTGTTCTAGTGCCCATCGATACCAAAAAAATAGTACCGCTTGAATGATCACAAACCCATCTTTGGTGCCAGAAAGACATGATTTCAGAGTCCCATTCTGTACCTTGTGGTCTGGTGCAGATTACTTACTCTTTGTGAGCTTCAGCTtgctcatttctaaaatgggaaaGATAATAAGACTGTGTAggattgctgtgaagattaaataagacagTGCATAAAAGGAACATAGCACATTGCTTACAGGTGTTGAGAAGTCCTGCAGTAGAGGGGCCTGTCAACTGTTTCGAACCCGTTTCTCAGTCGTGTTTCACCACATACTATCTATTAACCTTTCAGGAACCTTGAGAGTTTTATAGTAGACATGTTTAGAAATTCTATCATGGTATATACTGTTAAATTCTTTTGGGTTCTGGGGCTTCTCTCATAAAAACTTTTGCCTCCTGGTTGGTTCTAGAGTCCCTAGAGTAGTGATAATCAAGATGGGTCTAGTTACTCAAGATCTCAGTCATTCTGAAGCAGTTTCCAGAATGGTCTGATTTTACCCTACTCTAGACTCTTGGACTACCAAAGTTTGACCAGCTTAAAGTGTATCTTGGTTTCTGAACTCAGttaaaacaagcatttattagATGCCTAACGTGTGCCCAAACCTGTACATCCAGGAATGGCTGGTAGTACTACTGTATGGAGCTCTTGAGGGTAAAGACTGTATCTTAGTCGCCTCTGCATTCTTGGAATTACCCATTCATAATAAACActcagaaatgtttattgaatgaaatgaGGCCTTGATATCATGACTGCATAAACTTTAGGACCTTAAGTTTAGGACCTGAGCCTAGCCCATTTCATTACTCTATTTGTCCAAAAAATTTTGACCACCTGCTTGGTGGTGCCCTGTTCAACTGAGTACCAGTTAAGTGCCAGTGCCAGTGCCAGGTTTTACTGTGTTGGGACTACGTAAGTGAATATAAGAGAAATTTTAGGCTCACTGTCTAGGTGGTAGGTACTGatagtgaaaaacaaaagtaaatatacaGGTCCTTCACACACTCTAATCTTCTAGCCTGGCACTCTCTTTTGCTGTTCTTGAGCATTATTTGGCAGCTGACTTGAGCTGTGCCCTAAAGTCAGGCCTTACCAATATATGGGCTAAGCCCTCAGAGACCATGGGAATGTGGGAACAAATTGATACAATGGATGAATCAAGCATAGGGTATTGATCCATGGTGAGAATTGCTTCTTGGGCTCTCTTCTGGCCTAGAATTTTGTTCTTAATGGTAGGACACATTCTAAGAATTTGTGGAGCTAGAATTAAGAATGAAGCTTATATTGGACTTCCCAGAGCCTGTAATCTGCTCATGGTTGTATGACTCTTAAGAGTGGATTGGAAAATGTATTGTGCCCTAAACTTATTTGATCACCGAATCCTCTTTTGCCAAGGGACATCCTGGAACACGGAGAAATATTACCTAATACTTctcaaaattattatatttacattttttaccaGTACAACTTAGTGACGTAATGAATTCCATATCTATGCTTAGTATTTTCCTTATCCAAGACTGGCTTTCCAATGGTCAGGAATCTATAGGTACCTGCTTACTTTAGATTTCTAATTCTCAGAAGGTGTTTAGACTTGCCCAAATAGACCCCGGATCTGCTCTGTTTTTCTAATACCCATGCTTCATTAATATACTTCTAAtgagattttattataaaaagcagCATACACTTGGTAGATAATCTTTTTTAAGGATTCCAGAAAGAAGATGATTACTCATAATTCTACCACCCCGAGAGCAACTACTTCTCATTCAGTGGTGTTCAAATGAAGGTGTGAGTCAGTATCAGTCAAGGTAGTACGTAGGCGGACAAGGTAGTATGTGGGTGGACAAGGGTGTGTAGGTAGGCAAAAATCCTTGGGCTGTGATTCCAAAGCCTCTAATTCAGTTGGTCAGGGGCGGAACCCAAGGGTCTGCATTTTTAGCAAGCCCTCTGGGTGGTTCTGAGATATATGGGTAGCAAACCACACTGGGAGAAAAAACTCTTCTTCtatgcactgaaaaaaaaatcgagtgtgcatagatattttatatatatttaaacatactatgtttatgtatgtgtgtatgtttttacaTGTAGGGTGACCTCAACTGTTCTTCTCATTTAACGTTATGAGCATCTTCCCACGATGTTAACTGTTCTTTGAAAGCAtgaatttaatgattttattgtATTCCATTCTATAGATGTAACATAATTTTCCTACTTTGGGGGCATTGAGAttgttttccattatatatataaataatactatCATGAATATTCTTGGGCATAAATCTTTGTATCTCTGAATATTTCCTTAGCATTGATTTATTGGACGTTCAAAACATCTGACTTGTTTTAGACTCTGCGTGGGAATCACCCACTTGTTTTCTAGCTCACACTCTGCAGCAGCATGAGAGAGGCCTATTTCGCTACTCTGTGGGTGGATGATATAGTTCATCAATTAATGACCTTTCGAACACTTCTaaaacatttgtcttttaaagattattttggcCTCCTAGTGCAAATAGCTTTATTTTGACTTTGAACTAGCACATGTAATTCAACTGTAATTTCCTTGAATATTCTTGTGCCAACTTCAAAATTTGAACAGTTTTTACTTAATGGGGTACAAGTCCTATGGCTTCAAGTATGTTTATGACTGATGTACAGGGAAGGTACTTTTGTCCTCACAAAGATATCAATTTAGAGTGAAATGTAGTGGTTCTGTccttattgattgatttgtcagGGAATGAATGATTCAGAGTAATTTTTCTTACAtgggaagaataaaaaggaaatgctagTAATGCTTTGAATGTTCTCTCTTGGCAGGAGAAGAATAGAGTTTGGGCATGGTGAGACATGGGGTAAGATCaagaaattcttttcttccctAGGAGAAAGTAAACAATgcttaaaactagaaaataaatagcacttTAAGCAAatcatgttaaaaagaaaaaagaagggtgtAGTAAATACCAGAAGAATAGTTAAGAGTGGAGGAAGGGATCCTTAGTGGAAGGTGCAAGGGGGTATGAGGGGTATGAGGAGGGATGGTCGGAGGACTACTGTTTTTTATAAGCCTAATAGTAGTAGTTCTATTTGCTATTTTGCatgatttgtgtgtgtatatattcatttagtttaaaatttatattaaaacacaCGTAGATACGATCATCCTAAATAATCGTGTCAGTTGCTTATGGGTGCTCCAGCTATTTGACAGTTCCTCTCAAGCCTTTTGAACATTccaatctggggcacctgggcggctctgTCTGCTAAGcagcagactcttggtttcggctcaggtcatgatctcagggtcctgggatagagccctgtgtcaggctccctgctcagcagggaatctgcttaaggatgctctctctccctctgcccctcccactcacactctctctctctcaaaaaaaaaaaaatcttaaaaaaaaaaacaaaacattccaaTCCTTTCTCCATACcgcaaagtgattttttttcaaaatgcaaatctgagggcgcctgggtggctcagttggttaagcaactgccttcggctcaggtcatgatcctggagtcctgggatcgagtcccgcatcgggctccctgctcagcggggagtctgcttctccctctgaccctcttccctctcgtgctctctctcattctccctctctctctcaaataaataaataaaatctttaaaaaaaaaaaaaacaaaatgcaaatctgaGCCTAACAATCCCCCTACTTAAAACTTGCCTTGCCCACCCTTTCCAACCTAATCTTTCTTCACAGTGCCATTCATTTTTGCGGCTCCAGCCACATGGGCCTTGTTTTTAGTCCTTTGTCAGAGGTTTCTGTTGTTGCACCATCTTGGGGAACTACTCCCTCCGCttggaatgttctttctccttcccacaaGTTAACCCTTACTGGGCCTTCAGATCACAGCTCTGCAGTCACATCCTCAGAGAGACCTTCCCAGACTTCCCACTAGGTAGCTTATTACTCTAATAGCACCTGCACCCCACCTTCCTGGTGTGACACTCATATtttcgttttgtttgtttgagtatTTGATTAATGTTCCTCTTTCCCGCTAGCACTGCAAGCTTCCTACTGAGCAGAACTGTGTCTGATTTTGTTGCCTTTTGTGCCCTAGCTCCTAGCTCATTGCCTGGAGCATACTagggactcaataaatagtagTGACTGGCTCAGTTTTCCTTGCCATCCTGTTCTATTAGGATACAATACCTCATTCTCCTAGAGATTTTTCCTgatcaatattaaaaacaaagaaaaatcctcaCCCTTACTCTCTGAACTAAAATTGGAGAGGAAAAGAATGGTTGTCTGACCTTAATGAGGCAAATCCTTATAAACAATAATTCTAAAGCTTTAACTTTGTGTCCTATATATGCAGACAGATACCTAGAGTCAGAGAAAGGGCTGGAAAAAGTTTCTGTGCCTAAGAAATTGGGAGGTTGGGTTTTGCTAGGCATTGAAAAGTCAGAGCGAAGGTAATAAAGAATGAGAAGAGAAGGCCAAGCCCCATGCAGGGTAATGAAACTGTGGGAGAACCTTAAAAACACAGATGTCTGACATTCAGTGTGTTGGTGGCTGTGTTGCTTGAAGTAAGTCCCTCCAATTCCCCCAAACTGTCTTTGAAGTCTGATAGACACATAGGATTTAGGGAATCTCTCCTCAACGCTGCACACCAAAGGAGAACAAGTTCTGAATTCCCTGACTGGGTTGACCTGGGTGGAAAAGGGACAgcagaggggcatctgggtgactcagtccattaagcagccgactctttgtttcagctcaggtcatgatcttgtggttgtgggatccagccccgagtcagACTCCAGggtcggcttcagattctctctccctctccttccaacTCATGcgtgctgtctctttctcaaataaataaaagggacagCAGAAAGGAGAGAGTGAGACAACCCTAAACTAGTATATACACAGGAGTTGGAGTCAGGTGAACACAGAGCCTACATCTCCCAGGAATTTTCGGAAATTGTAAGGAGAGCATTGACCTTTATGTAATCTATGGaagggggaagcaggagaggtgTTGAGCCACGTTCATGTGTATCTTAAAGGACAGGGCCACTTTAACAGCTGGATATAGATATTTCTGTGCCCTTGACAGACATATTCTAAGGATTAAAAAGCTGTCATATCCAGGATAATAAGGAAGTTGAGGGGGGGGTGCCTAAGTTTAcccaaagtaaaaaatatttccacTCCTAAATAAAGCTGACTGAGAAACTGTTGCTCAGATGTCAGCATGCTAATTATACACTCAGCAGACATGGCAGGTACAAAGATTAAATTCACCCACGAAAAAGTAAAAGGGGAAAGGCAAGGGATCGAGTTTCCCAGCTATATAAATCCCCCTATAACTGCCAGAAACTGGGCAACCTCAGGTAGAGCTAAGCAACATTTAGTTCGGTGTCACCAAGTGAAACCAAGGTTATTTTGTCTAGGTCATTCTCTCCATTGTTGTGGCTTCCAGAGATCATAGGTTTGTCTAAATGAGACCATATCTCCATCAAACATCCTGGACCAAAGCTGACCTTGTAGAAATACCCATGTCTGGGTCAGCAACCCAAATGCTGTTCCTAATTGGCCAACAAAAGGCCTTGCTGTAGAACGCATCTTCATACAGCTAGTAGATACTGGAACATGAGATTTTCTCCCACATGCCTCTACTAAGAGGCAGTATAGCCTACTGCACTGGTCTTCAAACTAGGGTATTTGTATCTCTAGGGATATGCAAAGACTTTTCTAAGGGTACACAGGCATGCTTCCATGTGAAGTATTTCCTAAAATCAATCTTCATGAGAACTAGTGTAGGCAAAATACCTTTCTGGGTCCATTGCACAATGCTCCAGGATACCAAAGAAGGGGATAATTGAAATAGTGGCATTGGGGCTAAAACATGAATGATTGGGTATCAATTCTTTTACAAATTGGGTAAGTAGTTTCCAATCTTTTGTTCTTTGAACAAAATTGAAGGAGGATCTAATCAAGTATAGCTAGATCAAGGAGTATCTAATCTGTCCAATGATAGatttttaaactgctttattgagatataattcacataccatgcaaTTCAGTGCTTTTTCTTATATTCAGAGAGTTGTGCAAATATTACCACTatccattttagaacattttcattatctcGTAAAAAACTGTACCCTTTGGCAGTCACTCCCACTTTCCTCCCAAACGTCATAGCCCTAAACTACTTTCTACCACTCATCTACTGCCTAactactaatctgctttctgtctctatcgaTTTGCccattctgaacatttcattctaaacaagaaagaaatatacCTTTCTTCCACAAACacttccaaaaaatggaaaaagagggaATACTTCCTGACATATTTAATGAGGTCAATATAACCATGATGCTAAAACTTAAGGgcattaaaagaaaggaaaattacagggggcacctgggtggctcagttagttaatcgtctgtctttggctcaggtcatgatcctggagtcccaggatggagccccacattgggctccctgctcagtggggagtctgcttctctttctccctctgttcctccccccactcgtgctctctctcttgctcactctctctcaaattaaaaaaaaaaaaggaaaattacagtcTAATTTCACTCATAAAAACCCTAAGGAAAATAATTAGCTAATTGAAtccagtaatatataaaaagaataagacaTCTTGACAAAGGGAGTTTATTCAAGGAATGGaagatttatttaacattttgaaatcgATATTATTCACAACATtagcaaaataaatggagaaaaagtgGTAAGATGATCTccataaatacaaaatttttctgataaatttttttaaaagatttatttattagagagagagcatgtgagtggggggaggggcagagggagagggtgagaatctcaagcagactccctgctgagctcagagcccaatgtggggctccatctcatgacccatgagatcatgacctgagttgaaaccaagaggcagacactcaaccgactgagccacccaggcactcctctgaTAAAATTTAATAGCCCTATGATAAGAATTCTTAGCATATTAAGAACAGGAAGGggggcggcctgggtggctcagatggttaagcatctgcctttggctcaggtcatgatcccagggtcctgggattgtgccccacATAGGGTTCCCGGCTCATcgagaagcctgcttttccctctccctctgcctctctccctgctcatgctctctctctctctttctctgtatctctgcgtctcagatgaataaataaaatcttaaaaaaaaaaagaacaggaaggaaaCCTTTAATCTGATAAATATCTGCAAAATAATAGAGTAAATATTACATACATTTagtaataaaatgttgaaagttCTCCTCCTGGGGTGAGAAACAGACAAGGATGCTCATTTAATACCCCTTCTATACAACATTGCTTTGAAGGTCTTAgtgtaataaggcaagaaaaatgaattaaaagtataaggattagaaaggaagaaataaaactgtcattgttagatgatatgataatgtacatagaaaaatccaaaagaataagCAGATAACTTGTTAGGATTATAAGTGAACTTAGCAAGATGTCTGATAATCAGTATAgggaaaatcaattttatttctatattccaataataaacagatttaaatattttaaataaaaccatttataGGAGCATCAAAACCCTAGAAATAGATCTAATGAAAGATATG is part of the Zalophus californianus isolate mZalCal1 chromosome 14, mZalCal1.pri.v2, whole genome shotgun sequence genome and encodes:
- the ELAC1 gene encoding zinc phosphodiesterase ELAC protein 1 encodes the protein MSMDVTFLGTGAAYPSPTRGASALVLRCEGECWLFDCGEGTQTQLMKSQLKAGRITKIFITHLHGDHFFGLPGLLCTISLQSGSVVTKQPIEIYGPAGLRDFIWRTMELSHTELVFPYVVHELVPTADQCPTEELKEFMHVNKTDSHPKEGQGRTILLDSEENSYLLVDDEQFVVKAFRLFHRIPSFGFSVVEKKRPGKLNAQKLKDLGVPPGPAYGKLKNGISVVLENGVTISPQDVLKKPIVGRKICILGDCSGVVGDGGVKLCFEADLLIHEATLDDGQMDKAKEHGHSTPQMAAAFAKLCQAKRLVLTHFSQRYKPVALAREGETDGIVELKKQAESVLDLQEVTLAEDFMVIGIPIKK